A single region of the Plasmodium vivax scf_7141 genomic scaffold, whole genome shotgun sequence genome encodes:
- a CDS encoding variable surface protein Vir6-like (encoded by transcript PVX_104695A) translates to MKRQFVERINETSFNIISDVSDFEKSYPHNERKNLIRLPKVFTKLQKYLSNHAVFAAAGTYNGDATCNYINYLLYDGIRNENYGYCDEQTFNNFRDFVYDYNTSTRSHICINKLKHLDEHEFKKMNALYQLYEWYNKLTSTYLDKNGRCDAFGNIIAIYNKALENYDSEDGKDDKLIEKLLDLKKLTVESNLPHYSICKYRKYEFKEPKKYLKRQEEIEAKRRHAEEEIKRQIQKQQQEQEQLQRQKEKEELEKQNLPQRGKLDTNELLSNRENVLSAALTHEIETEQSFGTESPRGEGYRVMQEYARPSSFYSERLRTQKEQLEQTKRGYGGFKDETMDTSTTSGITATITDTISGFIKEVDPAPVLGVSGGMGVLFILFKYTPFGSFFGGRRGRFRQIPRTFGGFPPGDFGHFQEYGGGYVGYSQMDMPFQGE, encoded by the exons ATGAAACGACAATTTGTCGAAAGAATAAATGAAACGAGTTTTAACATTATTAGTGACGTTTCGGACTTTGAAAAAAGTTATCCCCATAATGAACGAAAGAACCTTATTAGGTTACCTAAAGTTTTTactaaattacaaaaatatttaagcaACCATGCAGTTTTTGCTGCAGCTGGTACATATAATGGGGATGCTACTTGTAACTATATAAACTACTTGTTATATGATGGAATTCGTAACGAAAATTATGGCTATTGTGATGAACAgacatttaataattttaggGATTTTGTTTATGACTACAATACAAGTACACGTTCTCATATATGTATCAATAAGCTAAAACATCTAGATGAacatgaatttaaaaaaatgaatgcctTATATCAGTTGTATGAATGGTATAATAAACTTACATCTACCTATTTAGACAAGAATGGCCGCTGTGATGCTTTCGGTAATATAATTGCAATTTATAATAAGGCCTTAGAAAACTATGATAGTGAAGACGGTAAGGATGATAAGttaattgaaaaattattagatCTTAAGAAATTAACTGTAGAATCAAATTTACCACATTATagtatatgtaaatataggAAATATGAATTCAAagaaccaaaaaaatatttaaaacgTCAGGAGGAAATCGAAGCAAAGAGGAGAcacgcagaagaagaaataaaaagacaaataCAGAAACAACAACAAGAACAAGAACAATTACAAagacaaaaagaaaaagaagaattagaaaaacaaaacttaccacaaaggggaaaacttGATACTAACGAACTATTAAGCAACAGAGAAAACGTATTATCAGCAGCATTAACACATGAAATTGAAACAGAACAATCATTTGGAACAGAATCTCCACGAGGCGAAGGATATAGAGTAATGCAGGAATATGCAAGACCATCATCATTTTATTCAGAACGATTAAGAACACAAAAAGAACAACtggaacaaacaaaaaggggatatgGTGGATTTAAAGATGAAACTATGGACACAAGCACTACATCAGGGATCACAGCGACAATAACAGATACTATTTCTGGATTTATAAAAGAAGTTGATCCAGCACCTGTACttggtgtatctggtgggatgggtgttttatttatactttttaag TATACTCCATTTGGATCCTTctttggaggaagaagaggacgaTTCCGTCAAATTCCTAGAACTTTTGGAGGATTTCCACCAGGAGATTTCGGACATTTTCAGGAATATGGTGGTGGGTATGTTGGATATAGTCAAATGGATATGCCTTTTCAGGGGGAATAG